TCGGTAAAGCGCCACAGGGTGACGTCCTCGTCGTTCTCGCGCAGGGCGGCACAATCATGGCCTTTCAAATCCTCGGGCTGCCTCGGCTCCCCGCGCGCCGCCAGGTAAGACGGCGAGGCGCAAATCACCCTTTCGTTGGGCGCAAGCCGATGGACGATCAGCGAGGAATCCTTGAGCTCGCCCACATGCACAAGGAGGTCCCAGCGGTCGTCACCGAGCCGGACCGGGCTTTCCGACAACGTGAGACTGATGGTCACTTGCGGGTTCTCGGTTCGAAAAGCCGCGACTGCCGGGGCCACAAAGCGACGACCGAACCCAAAGGGAGCGACGATCCGGAGATGCCCGACGACGTCCCCCTTTCGCGCCGCCAGGTCCGCGCCGAGTTTCAAGATCTCTTCGACGATCCGGCCTCCCCTTGAAGCGAGGAATTGCCCTTCATCCGTCAACCGAAGGTGCCGGGTCGAGCGATCCACGAGGCGCAATCCAAGCTTGGCTTCGAGCAGGCGAAGACGCTGCGTTACCGCAGGAGGCGTTACGCCA
The sequence above is drawn from the Mesorhizobium shangrilense genome and encodes:
- a CDS encoding LysR family transcriptional regulator; this encodes MLSIDDLRFFATLSVSSSLAGAARELGVTPPAVTQRLRLLEAKLGLRLVDRSTRHLRLTDEGQFLASRGGRIVEEILKLGADLAARKGDVVGHLRIVAPFGFGRRFVAPAVAAFRTENPQVTISLTLSESPVRLGDDRWDLLVHVGELKDSSLIVHRLAPNERVICASPSYLAARGEPRQPEDLKGHDCAALRENDEDVTLWRFTEAAGDTHAIRINPQLSSNDGEVVRRWAIAGLGIIMRSEWDVAEDLREGRLVQVLNDYHLASADIVVLLGAREGRTARTALFLRYLSDALSPTPWRSFDAGVQHR